A window from Rhizobium sp. BG4 encodes these proteins:
- a CDS encoding efflux RND transporter periplasmic adaptor subunit, giving the protein MLAALLCAAGLTACDGNGNTYVEPPPAKVRMAQPLQQNVTKYFELTGNTAAFKSVDIEARVQGFVETIDYRDGTAVKAGDKLFGIQSNTYQAQLDQAQATLTSAQAAQVGANQEYTRQVNLSAQKVGTQTALDNAKATLDQANATILNAQASLELAKINLGYTTVTAPFDGTVTAHLVEIGTLVGVSGPTTLATIVQLDPLYANFNVSESQVLMIKRELAAQGHTFKQTDLPNIPIEMGLQGETDYPFKGHLDYAAPQVDASTGTLAVRGVVENKDRALLPGLFVRVRVPVGHEDKALLVRDDAIGINQQGNYVLVVGKDDTVEQRLVKTGQSEGRLRVIESGLSAEDWVVTEGFQQAVPGNKVAPEKATMEIPATADASGAAAPQAGAQ; this is encoded by the coding sequence CTGCTTGCCGCGCTCCTGTGTGCGGCCGGGCTTACCGCCTGTGACGGCAACGGCAACACCTATGTCGAGCCACCGCCCGCCAAGGTGCGCATGGCGCAGCCGCTGCAGCAGAACGTCACCAAATATTTCGAGCTGACCGGCAATACCGCCGCCTTCAAATCGGTCGATATCGAGGCGCGTGTCCAGGGCTTCGTCGAAACGATCGACTATCGCGACGGCACGGCTGTCAAAGCCGGCGACAAGCTCTTCGGCATCCAGAGCAACACCTATCAGGCGCAGCTCGATCAGGCGCAGGCGACGCTGACCTCGGCCCAGGCCGCACAGGTCGGAGCCAATCAGGAATATACGCGCCAGGTCAATCTGAGCGCCCAGAAAGTCGGCACGCAGACGGCGCTCGACAACGCCAAGGCAACGCTCGACCAGGCGAATGCCACCATCCTGAACGCCCAGGCGAGCCTCGAACTGGCAAAGATCAATCTCGGCTACACGACCGTCACCGCTCCGTTCGACGGCACGGTCACCGCGCATCTTGTCGAGATCGGCACGCTGGTCGGCGTCTCCGGGCCGACGACGCTCGCGACCATCGTCCAGCTCGATCCGCTCTATGCCAATTTCAATGTCAGCGAGAGCCAGGTGCTGATGATCAAGCGCGAGCTTGCGGCGCAGGGCCATACCTTCAAGCAGACCGATCTTCCCAACATCCCGATCGAAATGGGCCTGCAGGGCGAGACCGATTATCCCTTCAAGGGCCACCTCGATTATGCCGCCCCACAGGTTGACGCCTCGACCGGGACACTGGCGGTTCGCGGCGTCGTGGAGAACAAGGATCGGGCGCTGCTGCCCGGGCTGTTCGTGCGCGTGCGCGTACCCGTCGGGCATGAGGACAAGGCGCTTCTGGTGCGTGACGACGCGATCGGCATCAACCAGCAGGGCAATTACGTGCTCGTCGTCGGCAAGGACGATACCGTCGAGCAGCGGCTAGTGAAGACAGGCCAGAGCGAGGGACGCCTGCGCGTCATCGAATCCGGACTCAGCGCCGAGGATTGGGTCGTCACTGAGGGTTTCCAGCAGGCCGTTCCCGGCAACAAGGTGGCGCCCGAGAAGGCGACGATGGAGATACCGGCAACGGCTGACGCCTCCGGGGCCGCCGCGCCCCAGGCCGGTGCCCAATGA
- a CDS encoding DedA family protein: protein MTLELLITKYGLLAVFLGAGIEGETTVILGGVFAHRHLMTYWEAAAAAAAGSFIADQLFFFTGRHARRWSRIRKLVDQPAFQRANRLLERYPAGFIFAFRFVYGLRTISPVAIGMSNVPTATFMAVNAVAAVIWGTLFTAIGYLFGQGIEQIFGHLPLHRHVLVAIVAVAALLIGGAFTYRRLRAA from the coding sequence ATGACCCTTGAGCTTCTGATTACGAAATACGGCCTGCTGGCCGTCTTTCTCGGTGCCGGCATCGAGGGGGAAACCACGGTCATTCTCGGCGGCGTCTTCGCCCATCGCCACCTGATGACCTATTGGGAAGCGGCAGCAGCCGCGGCCGCCGGGTCCTTCATCGCCGACCAGCTGTTCTTCTTCACCGGCCGCCACGCGCGGCGCTGGTCGCGCATCCGCAAGCTCGTCGATCAACCGGCCTTCCAGCGCGCCAACAGGCTTCTCGAGCGCTATCCCGCCGGCTTCATCTTCGCCTTCCGCTTCGTCTATGGCCTGCGCACGATCAGCCCGGTTGCGATCGGCATGTCGAATGTCCCGACCGCGACCTTCATGGCCGTCAACGCGGTCGCCGCCGTCATCTGGGGGACGCTGTTCACCGCCATCGGTTATCTCTTCGGACAGGGCATCGAGCAGATCTTCGGCCACCTGCCGCTGCACCGGCACGTTCTCGTTGCCATCGTGGCAGTGGCAGCCCTGCTGATCGGCGGCGCATTCACCTATCGGAGGCTCCGCGCCGCCTAG
- a CDS encoding calcium:proton antiporter, which produces MTNSLAVPSFGIARLVREEWFLGIGLVTSAIILLFEDALFDHLTNPAWFAVIFLWIFAAVLGSALSVVRHADHLAEQLGEPYGTLILTLAITSIEVMAISAVMIHGANNPTLARDTLFAVVMIILNGMVGLSLLVGGWRRPEQQHNMQGANAYLGLIVPLAALSLILPSFIHADGSQASTPRQMILVVISVGLYSIFLMLQAGRHHRYFSEEGEAGQPKHRAPLRKGAILLHALLLFAYMVPVVFLVEQLARPIDYIIETVHAPAAIGGIIMAVLVATPEALSAVRASIANNLQRSVNIFLGSVLSTIGLTVPAMLLVAHISSHPIRLGLEGTDLVMLTLTLAVSMITFASGRTHMMQGAVHLVLFLAYVLLIFQP; this is translated from the coding sequence ATGACCAACAGTCTGGCCGTCCCCTCTTTCGGCATCGCGCGGCTCGTGCGCGAGGAATGGTTTCTGGGCATCGGGCTCGTCACCAGCGCCATCATCCTGCTCTTCGAAGACGCGCTGTTCGACCATTTGACAAACCCGGCCTGGTTTGCCGTCATCTTTCTCTGGATCTTCGCCGCCGTGCTCGGCTCGGCGCTTTCGGTCGTCCGCCATGCCGATCATCTCGCCGAACAACTTGGCGAACCCTACGGCACCTTGATCCTGACGCTGGCGATCACCTCGATCGAGGTCATGGCGATTTCCGCGGTGATGATCCACGGCGCCAACAACCCGACGCTTGCCCGCGATACGCTCTTTGCCGTCGTCATGATCATCCTGAACGGCATGGTCGGGCTATCTCTGCTGGTCGGCGGCTGGCGGCGGCCGGAGCAGCAGCACAACATGCAGGGCGCCAATGCCTATCTCGGCCTCATCGTGCCGCTGGCAGCACTCAGCCTCATCCTGCCGAGCTTTATCCATGCCGACGGCAGCCAGGCCTCGACACCGCGGCAAATGATCCTGGTGGTCATTTCGGTCGGCCTCTACAGCATCTTCCTGATGCTGCAGGCAGGCCGCCACCACCGCTATTTCAGCGAAGAGGGCGAAGCGGGGCAGCCGAAGCATCGCGCGCCTCTCCGGAAGGGCGCGATCTTGCTCCATGCCCTGCTGCTCTTCGCCTATATGGTGCCCGTCGTTTTCCTGGTCGAACAGCTGGCCCGGCCGATCGACTACATCATCGAGACGGTGCATGCGCCCGCAGCCATCGGCGGCATCATCATGGCCGTGCTTGTCGCAACGCCCGAGGCGCTGAGCGCCGTCCGCGCCTCGATCGCCAACAACCTGCAGCGCTCGGTCAACATATTCCTGGGCTCGGTGCTCTCGACCATCGGCCTGACGGTACCGGCCATGCTGCTGGTTGCCCATATTTCCAGCCATCCGATCAGGCTTGGCCTGGAAGGCACCGATCTGGTGATGCTGACTTTGACATTGGCCGTCAGCATGATCACCTTCGCCAGCGGCCGCACGCATATGATGCAGGGCGCCGTTCATCTGGTGCTTTTCCTTGCCTATGTTCTGCTGATCTTCCAGCCGTGA
- a CDS encoding helix-turn-helix transcriptional regulator, with translation MNMAANISEFKSVTGVPVLLAEARRSKGYSLDDMAETSGLTVSEIVALESGKDQDRQHIRRMGSALGLPLAALGI, from the coding sequence ATGAACATGGCCGCCAATATCAGCGAATTTAAGAGTGTAACAGGTGTCCCGGTGCTGCTCGCCGAGGCCCGCCGCAGCAAGGGCTATTCCCTAGACGACATGGCCGAAACATCCGGTCTGACCGTCAGCGAGATCGTGGCGCTGGAAAGCGGCAAGGATCAGGACCGGCAGCATATTCGCCGCATGGGCTCAGCACTCGGACTGCCGCTGGCCGCTCTCGGCATTTGA